The sequence CGAGTCCCGTCGTGGGCTCTCGCGAGCCTCCGGAATCAATCAATTCTTTACGAGACCGCAGAAGCGACCAATGGCCAAGGCTAAGTTTGAGCGGACGAAGCCGCACGTGAACGTGGGGACGATCGGGCACGTCGACCATGGGAAGACGACGTTGACGGCGGCGATCACGCGGATCCAGGCGGCGAAGGGTCTGGCGGACTTTGTGGC is a genomic window of Longimicrobiaceae bacterium containing:
- a CDS encoding GTP-binding protein codes for the protein MAKAKFERTKPHVNVGTIGHVDHGKTTLTAAITRIQAAKGLADFVA